The genomic DNA CGCGACCAATACAGCAGTCAAGATAGTCACATAACCGCCGCTGAATATTCCGCCATATATACCAAGCAAAAAGGTCAATATGAATGTTACAACCAACGAACGCCGCGATATCGGTTCCAGTTGATCGACACCGGAATCGCGTTTGAGCAGTATAAACACCGCGACAAGTATCATGGCGATCGATACTATCAGCTTGATGCTCGTATTCGATATAAGACCCACGAGGGCGGCACCGATCGCCGAACTGATCAGCGTCAACACCAGCAGCGGTGAGATCTTTCGCATATCGATCGATCCCTTTCTTAAAAACGGTATCGTCCCCCCGATCGACATGAAAACGAGGCCGAACATATTTGTCGCGACGGCGACTTTTGGGTCAACGCCAACCTGAAACATCACGGGAACTGCGATCAGCGAATTGCTGCCTGTTACCACCCCGACAAAGCTTGTCGCGAGGAACACTAATATCAGTAAAATAAGCTCGTACGTCGGCATGACTTTCCTCGCATCTAGCCCTTTATGCGCCGACGCATCCCCAAAGCGTCCTCAAATTCGCGAATATGCTTTGCAAGAACAAGCACCTCGCTCTTGTTCGTCGGTTCGCCGAAAATGATTTGTTCGCAATCGTCGAGCGTCTTTTCAACAATATGTTGGTCGATCCCAGTTCGTTCTGCGATTGCTATCGATAGGGCATTTGTCGTAACCGCATGGTTATCAAGACCGAGAAGCCGCGATGCTCGACGGCGAAAATCACGATAGATGTTTTCGATCGCGAGATCAAATGATCGCGTCCGCCGCTGCATTTCGGCCATTGCCGAAACATATTCGAGTTTTGAAAGCCTGTCTGCCTCGAATTCAGGAACAGAACGCCCAAATCGTCTGCTTTTGGAGTAGAAAATGAACCCAACGAGTACGAGACATTGGAAAAATATCGCGACAACGGGTGTTCCGGCAAAGTACTCGACAAACCGATTATTATTCGACCCAAAGCCATGATGAAATTCGTCGAACGCAACAATTCCGTCTCGAGTCGCCACAAGATTGATCGCCAATTGTGCATTATCTACCAGAGAAATCCCGGCGTTCGACACAATAAAAGGATCTGAGACAAAGACGATCCTCCCCGAGCCGTAAGGCACATCGACCACAATATTTTTGTTTCCCGAAACAAAATGTGAGACGGGCGCCTCGCCGACCTCTCGATTTTCACCATTATCCGGAGTCGCGACGTCATCATCGTTGGGCGTGCCTCTATCTTTTGATTCTTGTTCGGTCATCCGCCGAAATGTGACATCCGAAGTAAATATCGATGGCTGGATCGAATTTACTTTTGCAGTCAGTAGCGTCGGCTGTCCCGGCCGTGCCGCCGCGACGTCTTTGATCAACGCCGTCGAGTCAGTCGCGTCAACGCTAAGCAGTTTGCCATAGTTGGGAATCGACAACTCGATCGTCCAATCGGCACTCGTTGTTAATAACTCAGTTGGCGGTGCCCGATCGATCAAAACGAGTCGGCCGCCGCCGGAAACCCACTTCAGCAAGTACTTTGACTCCGCGTCAGTGATATCCCGCCGAATGCGTCCTATTATTACGAACACATCTGGCTTGCGATCTCGGGCAGTTAACAGCGCTTCGGTCGATTCCTGCCAGCGAACGACCTTGCGGCCTGTCTCCGAAAGCAGCGAGTAAAACGCCTGCGTACCTGTTGGCCCCGAATTGAAAGTCGATCGATTTGGCTGCAGTTCGTTATCGACTACTTTTGGCTTTTGAGTGTACGAGGCCGCATTCAGCCCGATCAGGATCGCACCAAGTATGAAAACGCCAAGAATAATAAATAGCCTTTGTTTCACTTTGATCAAAAGATCATTGCTTTCCGGTGTCGTTCACGGCACGTTGATACGTGGCCCGGAAGTCCTCCCACTCGTTCGCTTCAATTTGCTTTAAGCCGTACCAATGCTGCTCATAAGTCCTTGTCATGCCGGCCATATTTTCAAACAGCCTCGGCCGCCTTCGGACGTCCCGAAGATAATCGCGATTTGTCTTGTGTCTGGCAAGACCTATCAGTTTGCGGTCGCTCAGTTCGCAAAGAAGAGCAATATAACCTTTTCGGATAGCGAGCCGAAGTTCACCCGTCCTGGCGAGATCATCGGCCTCCGTAAAGAGGTCGTGAGCCGATGCATTGGCAGCAATTCGTTCCCCGAGTATCACTCGGTCAGCTTTCTTATTTTTGGATCTTCTGCCGCGTCGGTTGGCAAGAAACGGCACGAACCGGTAGATAAGAAAACCGATCGCAACCGCCAATCCTCCGTATAGCAAGATCTGCAAGACAAAAGAAATTGACGAACCGCCGGAGCCGCTTGTCGGAGAGATATCCGGACTTGGGAATGCATTCCTTAGCCATTCCATTAGCTCGCGTAGCCATCGTTCTATCAGGCTCTCTTTTGGCGGTTCGGGCATTTGATACTCTTCGCGCCTTAAGATCTCGGCAAGTTTCTGTTTGTCCTCGTCCTTTGATCTCTCGGAGGCGGCGGCTTGATTTAGTTCGTCCAATCGGTCGGCGATCGAATCGAGCCGTTCTTTGATCCCAACTAGAACTGCAGTCTTTTCTGATAGGTTTACGCGGCTCTCGAGATCGTCCAGTTCGGCAATAAGCCACTGCGTATCGCTCTCGATAATTCCGCCAGGCACGTCGATCTTTAGCCCCGGAGGCAGCGTTTCACGAATCCTTAGTATCACGGCTTCACTTCGAACCAGGTTCCGTTTGCCCGTCCTTGTATTTTCAACATCGGCAATGAGAACGTCCACGTCAGATCGTGCCGCTTCTAATTTTGAAAGGTAATCGGCCAGCCCAATTCCAAAAGCCTGGGTTACGAACATGAATGACACCAATAGCTGCATGACGAGCAGTCGGATCCGTTCATTGCCTTTTTTGCGTTTTAGCGGTTTCATTGTCGATCCAGACCCAAGGTCGAATGAGATCTGCCTTCCACTGGAGCATTGTTCGTAGTTGTCGCCTCCGCACGAGGTGCGAGACTGATCGCAGGCTGCAGTGGATTGATGTACGTCATCGGTACTGTTGGTATTTCACCTAGCCTGCGAGCTGCCATTAACTCCAAGTCATAACCCTCTGATCGGACCCGCTCGTCAACATAGAGCAAACAAAGCCCGATCATCCAGACAGGCGAGAGCAATATCAAACTGATCTGCCAGATTAGATTATAAGCAATTTCGTACCACGCTGGAATAAGGTCCGTACTAAACGACATTACCTCGACACCTGCACCCCACGCATACCATGCCAACGGTACGTACAGGATCGCCAAGGCTGAATATGTTGCGACCAAAGTGAACGAAAACAGAGCGATCAAACGCCTAACATTTCCACTTGCCAGACTCGCACTGCGGCCTACCGCCGAAGCAACGCCCTGACCTTCGACCAGCATGACCTGAGGCACGTATGCGAAACGCGAAGCGATCAGGAAAAACAACCAAATTGTCGCTCCAACACCGAGAATTCCGGCGATGATCGAAAGGATCGTCGCGACCAACGGTATCGAACTAAATATCCCGACAATGAGAACGATCACCAGCCCCGTTATTATCATCCCAAAATAGAAGAAAATAATTCCGATGACAGATAACAAGATCGTTATAAGTGCCGACGCCCCGATCAGGCCGAAGATCCGCTTTCGCGTATTGTCATAAGTGTCCCGAAAGGAAATTCGCTCGCCGAAGAGCAAATGCCTGACGAAATTTCGCGACGCCCCGCCCATCACTACTAATGTAGCTATCATCTCGGTCAACCAGATCACAGCGTTTCCGAACCAGACAAATAGGCTATACAGCGTCGTGTCTGCCGACCGCGGATCTAGATCGACCGTGAATAACTGTCGCCCGAGCATCGTCCAAACGACCGAAATGAAAGTGCCTGCTACGACGGGCGGAGCTGCGATCATCACAAAGGTCAGAAAGTTCCTTCGGTAAAATCTTACGGCGCGATCGATCAGATCGCCCGCACCGAGCGGTGTCAACGAGATATCTGCATTATTTACACCGTCATTTCCCATTTTAGGATCAGTCAAGTATAACGGCTTGATGGCCGCGAACTGAACTGTCGAGACAAAAAAACTGCCGCTCTCAAAAAGAGCGGCAGTACAAAATAAGCCAAGAGGCCTAAACTAGAATTCGAATCGAGCTGCAAACTGGAAGATACGAGCATCACCCGCTGAAGTGATCTGGCCGAAGCTCGTGGCGTTGATATTCGCTAGCTGCGTATTGTTTCGCAAGTTGACGTTGTTAAGCACGTTAAATGCCTCAGCTCTCAACTGAACACGCATTGATTCGGTAAAGCGGATGTTCTTCAACAACGCCATGTTCACATTAAGGGATTTTGGACCATTTAGCTGCGTGCGTCCAATATTACCTGTCTGTCCGGGTGCAACGTTAAAGAATACCTGTCCGTCAAACGCAGCGTTAGTGCTGAGTCCGGGATAGATATAGCCCGTTGCTGCCTGGCCGGCGGTGTTGATTATCGACGGATTGATCCAATAGATCCGTCCGTTGCTCTCGTAGATGCCGGACAACGCACGGATCTGATCATCCGTTAACGTGCTGAACGGCGTCTGGCGTCCGGAACGGACACCTCGGTTTAGAGTTCCGCGAGAATCCACAAAACTGATCGGTGCGCCGCTGCTCCACTGCATGAGCCCCGACACTTCCCAACCTCCAAAGAGTTTATCCCAGCCTCCGCCCATATTCATGAACTTCTTACCCTTGCCGAATGGCAATTGGTAGATTCCATTAAAATTGAACGTATGGGTCTGGTCAAAATCGGCACGCTGCCGGTCAAGGTCCCGATTGTTGTTTTGCAAATACGGCTCAAACAATGCCTGCGAAGTACCGACCGTATCGGTAATGTTCTTCGACCAGGTGTAATTCACCTGGAAGTAGAGCCCTTGCGAGAACCTACGCCTGCCTTCCAATTGGATCGAATTGTAATGGAATGATCCGGCATTTGTGAACAACTCGATCTGCCCGATGTTAGGGTTCTGGTAAAAACCGATCCGAGGGACCAAGGCGGGGTTTGCAACGGTCGGGTGATTGTTCAAATTGTTTGAAATAAACAACTGTGCCAGATCTGCCACAGTTC from Acidobacteriota bacterium includes the following:
- a CDS encoding DUF4350 domain-containing protein; the protein is MKQRLFIILGVFILGAILIGLNAASYTQKPKVVDNELQPNRSTFNSGPTGTQAFYSLLSETGRKVVRWQESTEALLTARDRKPDVFVIIGRIRRDITDAESKYLLKWVSGGGRLVLIDRAPPTELLTTSADWTIELSIPNYGKLLSVDATDSTALIKDVAAARPGQPTLLTAKVNSIQPSIFTSDVTFRRMTEQESKDRGTPNDDDVATPDNGENREVGEAPVSHFVSGNKNIVVDVPYGSGRIVFVSDPFIVSNAGISLVDNAQLAINLVATRDGIVAFDEFHHGFGSNNNRFVEYFAGTPVVAIFFQCLVLVGFIFYSKSRRFGRSVPEFEADRLSKLEYVSAMAEMQRRTRSFDLAIENIYRDFRRRASRLLGLDNHAVTTNALSIAIAERTGIDQHIVEKTLDDCEQIIFGEPTNKSEVLVLAKHIREFEDALGMRRRIKG
- a CDS encoding sulfite exporter TauE/SafE family protein — protein: MPTYELILLILVFLATSFVGVVTGSNSLIAVPVMFQVGVDPKVAVATNMFGLVFMSIGGTIPFLRKGSIDMRKISPLLVLTLISSAIGAALVGLISNTSIKLIVSIAMILVAVFILLKRDSGVDQLEPISRRSLVVTFILTFLLGIYGGIFSGGYVTILTAVLVAFFGMQFTEAVASTKLINVVSSAIATAVFMWQGLVDYSLGIVLGVTMFAGAYLGAHYATKLNDMWLKRIFLTTVFVLAIKTIYDFI
- a CDS encoding DUF4129 domain-containing protein, producing MKPLKRKKGNERIRLLVMQLLVSFMFVTQAFGIGLADYLSKLEAARSDVDVLIADVENTRTGKRNLVRSEAVILRIRETLPPGLKIDVPGGIIESDTQWLIAELDDLESRVNLSEKTAVLVGIKERLDSIADRLDELNQAAASERSKDEDKQKLAEILRREEYQMPEPPKESLIERWLRELMEWLRNAFPSPDISPTSGSGGSSISFVLQILLYGGLAVAIGFLIYRFVPFLANRRGRRSKNKKADRVILGERIAANASAHDLFTEADDLARTGELRLAIRKGYIALLCELSDRKLIGLARHKTNRDYLRDVRRRPRLFENMAGMTRTYEQHWYGLKQIEANEWEDFRATYQRAVNDTGKQ